The Phoenix dactylifera cultivar Barhee BC4 chromosome 9, palm_55x_up_171113_PBpolish2nd_filt_p, whole genome shotgun sequence genome window below encodes:
- the LOC103724069 gene encoding OVARIAN TUMOR DOMAIN-containing deubiquitinating enzyme 1-like isoform X2, translating to MEKPLSEKEPAVGKSFGSCSNPNPNPGSVAAMDDFDWACFRDDDIMQQHYAIRAEEAAKVPFVGDKEPLSSLAAEFQSGNPILQEKIKYGALRRTRGDGNCFYRSFMFSYLEHILESQDKAEVDRILGNIEQCKKTLQGLGYVEFTFEDFFSVFIEQLESVVQGNQTSISHEELLQRSRDQTISDYVVMFFRFVTSGEIRKRAEFFEPFIAGLTNSTVDQFCKASVEPMGEESDHVHITALSDALGVPIRVMYLDRSSCDSGTLSINHHDFVPGSNSPHEGAAQSSEANTGHPVTPFVTLLYRPGHYDILYPK from the exons ATGGAGAAGCCTCTCTCCGAGAAGGAACCCGCTGTAGGGAAGTCCTTCGGTTCTTGCtccaaccctaaccctaaccctggcTCCGTCGCTGCCATGGATGATTTCGACTGGGCCTGCTTCAGGGACGACGACATCATGCAGCAGCACTACGCCATCCGAgccgaggaggccgccaaggtgCCCTTCGTCGGAGATAAG GAGCCACTCTCTTCTTTAGCAGCTGAATTTCAGTCAGGCAACCCCATCCTTCAAGAGAAAATCAAG TATGGTGCATTGAGGCGAACAAGGGGTGATGGAAACTGTTTTTACCGAAGCTTTATGTTCTCCTACCtg gagcatattttggagtcgcaAGACAAAGCTGAGGTTGATCGTATTCTTGGGAATATTGAACAATGCAAGAAGACACTTCAGGGTCTTGGATATGTTGAGTTTACCTTTGAGGACTTCTTTTCA GTATTCATTGAGCAGCTGGAAAGTGTTGTGCAAGGAAATCAAACTTCAATAAG ccATGAAGAGCTCTTGCAAAGGAGCCGTGATCAGACGATTTCGGATTATG TTGTAATGTTCTTCAGATTCGTCACTTCTGGTGAGATACGCAAACGAGCCGAGTTTTTTGAACCATTCATTGCAGGCTTAACAAATTCAACTGTCGATCAG TTCTGCAAGGCTTCAGTGGAGCCAATGGGAGAGGAAAGCGACCATGTGCACATCACTGCCCTATCTGATGCATTAGGGGTACCAATACGTGTGATGTACCTTGATAGGAGCTCGTGTGACTCGGGCACTCTGAGCATAAACCATCATGATTTTGTTCCTGGTTCCAATTCACCTCATGAAGGCGCTGCCCAGAGTAGTGAAGCCAACACGGGTCATCCAGTGACTCCTTTTGTGACCCTGCTATACCGGCCTGGCCATTATGACATTCTCTACCCAAAGTGA
- the LOC103724069 gene encoding OVARIAN TUMOR DOMAIN-containing deubiquitinating enzyme 1-like isoform X1: MEKPLSEKEPAVGKSFGSCSNPNPNPGSVAAMDDFDWACFRDDDIMQQHYAIRAEEAAKVPFVGDKEPLSSLAAEFQSGNPILQEKIKLLGEQYGALRRTRGDGNCFYRSFMFSYLEHILESQDKAEVDRILGNIEQCKKTLQGLGYVEFTFEDFFSVFIEQLESVVQGNQTSISHEELLQRSRDQTISDYVVMFFRFVTSGEIRKRAEFFEPFIAGLTNSTVDQFCKASVEPMGEESDHVHITALSDALGVPIRVMYLDRSSCDSGTLSINHHDFVPGSNSPHEGAAQSSEANTGHPVTPFVTLLYRPGHYDILYPK, translated from the exons ATGGAGAAGCCTCTCTCCGAGAAGGAACCCGCTGTAGGGAAGTCCTTCGGTTCTTGCtccaaccctaaccctaaccctggcTCCGTCGCTGCCATGGATGATTTCGACTGGGCCTGCTTCAGGGACGACGACATCATGCAGCAGCACTACGCCATCCGAgccgaggaggccgccaaggtgCCCTTCGTCGGAGATAAG GAGCCACTCTCTTCTTTAGCAGCTGAATTTCAGTCAGGCAACCCCATCCTTCAAGAGAAAATCAAG CTGCTTGGTGAACAGTATGGTGCATTGAGGCGAACAAGGGGTGATGGAAACTGTTTTTACCGAAGCTTTATGTTCTCCTACCtg gagcatattttggagtcgcaAGACAAAGCTGAGGTTGATCGTATTCTTGGGAATATTGAACAATGCAAGAAGACACTTCAGGGTCTTGGATATGTTGAGTTTACCTTTGAGGACTTCTTTTCA GTATTCATTGAGCAGCTGGAAAGTGTTGTGCAAGGAAATCAAACTTCAATAAG ccATGAAGAGCTCTTGCAAAGGAGCCGTGATCAGACGATTTCGGATTATG TTGTAATGTTCTTCAGATTCGTCACTTCTGGTGAGATACGCAAACGAGCCGAGTTTTTTGAACCATTCATTGCAGGCTTAACAAATTCAACTGTCGATCAG TTCTGCAAGGCTTCAGTGGAGCCAATGGGAGAGGAAAGCGACCATGTGCACATCACTGCCCTATCTGATGCATTAGGGGTACCAATACGTGTGATGTACCTTGATAGGAGCTCGTGTGACTCGGGCACTCTGAGCATAAACCATCATGATTTTGTTCCTGGTTCCAATTCACCTCATGAAGGCGCTGCCCAGAGTAGTGAAGCCAACACGGGTCATCCAGTGACTCCTTTTGTGACCCTGCTATACCGGCCTGGCCATTATGACATTCTCTACCCAAAGTGA